One window of the Rhodothermales bacterium genome contains the following:
- a CDS encoding cold-shock protein, with protein MSSGKVKWFNPDKGFGFITPDDGGKDLFVHHSEIKTGGFATLDEGQEVEFEVGQGQKGPCANNVVPV; from the coding sequence ATGAGCAGCGGAAAAGTGAAGTGGTTCAACCCGGACAAGGGATTTGGTTTCATTACGCCCGACGACGGCGGCAAGGACCTTTTCGTCCACCACTCCGAGATCAAGACGGGCGGCTTCGCCACGCTTGATGAAGGACAAGAGGTTGAGTTTGAAGTAGGCCAGGGCCAAAAAGGACCTTGCGCCAATAATGTGGTCCCCGTCTGA
- a CDS encoding outer membrane beta-barrel protein, which yields MKHINIPYATFIALLLVLAGSPGMVVAQSDANTHGAFLNIRAGGHGVAFENDDDGEGLGSGLRLGYGFNKRFTMYLGMEVAGMKGDMEFEEFAAGDEFSVAFFELGGRYHFRPQERLVPFADASLAIMGVIYEKDQTTNGTEVTYGGLGGSFGGGVMYFVTPKFAVEGAASFVPGNLSDRSVGNQDNSVDIGMASVRMTVGVSFYPFR from the coding sequence ATGAAACATATCAATATTCCCTACGCAACCTTCATAGCCCTCTTGCTCGTGCTCGCAGGATCTCCGGGAATGGTCGTTGCCCAGTCGGACGCCAACACCCACGGAGCCTTTTTGAACATTCGAGCCGGCGGGCACGGTGTTGCCTTCGAGAACGACGATGACGGCGAAGGCTTGGGCAGCGGATTGCGCCTGGGTTACGGCTTCAACAAGCGGTTTACGATGTATCTGGGCATGGAAGTCGCAGGTATGAAAGGCGACATGGAATTCGAGGAATTCGCAGCGGGCGACGAATTCAGCGTCGCATTCTTTGAACTCGGCGGTCGCTACCACTTCCGGCCCCAGGAACGACTGGTCCCTTTTGCCGACGCCTCCCTGGCCATCATGGGAGTCATCTATGAAAAGGACCAGACCACGAATGGCACAGAGGTGACCTACGGTGGCCTGGGTGGCAGTTTCGGTGGCGGAGTCATGTATTTTGTCACTCCGAAATTTGCGGTGGAAGGTGCGGCATCGTTTGTACCGGGCAACCTTTCGGACCGCAGTGTCGGCAACCAGGACAACAGCGTGGACATCGGCATGGCCAGCGTCCGCATGACGGTAGGCGTCTCGTTCTATCCCTTCCGATGA
- a CDS encoding ABC transporter permease has protein sequence MRTRNAFDLETAIATWRAFFQQRRAFFTEDLEELELHLREHTAHLMECGLSEEEAFRQATAHLGNVVLLDDAFKEVFWSKIKHKGRLLRTLAFQYAMFNNYLKTALRNLLRHKGYSALNISGLVVGMASAFLILIWISNELGVDQFHEHADRLYQVKVNSVEDAGIATWSNAPMPLAAALEQDVPDVRSAVLMLPVKAVLQRDDYVGREEGYHAGPAFFEMFTFPLLAGDPASALDAPGSIVISEQMAIDYFGAGWDHAVGSTLTLHSWQSNGGVLGNAIHVEAGREYLVTGVLKDVPANSSLDFDFILPVQEVANAFPHITSWGPRWFELYVLFEAETAMDGLQATLAPLLTRHVEDATNQALIIQPFVETYLHGSFVDGRAAGGRIQRIYLIGLTGLAILLIACINFTNLITARSNLRAREIGVRKSLGATPGFLVQQFLGESVITALLSMIGAVVLMLALLPTFSGITGTALTAADLTSGHWMLFILVALLTGLLAGGYPAFRLSNMQAIRNLRGQSGGQVRNGRSGTSARESLVVVQFAISAFLIVGTLTIHDQIQYLQSADLGLDKENVLMMPVEGALANNREGVRAQLLQSTAIESTALSSANPLGVAMMNSNVRWEGKEEGEDVLFTVLETDEHMATTMAMTITDGRFFDPGKDTGQLHYVVNETAVRALGLDAPVGHPFALGYEVDGPGTGSGIIVGVVEDFHSGSMADQYIMPLVMTFDAEAANVMLVRYEPGQTTEALGALRNTVRQFNPGTPFEYAFLNAEWSANYADETVLATLSRLFAFMAVLLACLGLLGLAAFSVQLRTKEIGVRRVLGATSQHVVFILSREFIKPVAVALVLALPVSWWIMRDWLSSFAYRVDMSVGTLVLAGTLALMVALATVGMQAWRATRQRPVVLLRHD, from the coding sequence ATGAGAACGCGGAACGCCTTCGATTTGGAGACAGCCATTGCGACCTGGAGGGCTTTCTTTCAGCAGCGCCGTGCATTTTTTACGGAAGACCTGGAAGAGTTGGAGCTGCATCTGCGCGAGCACACCGCCCACCTCATGGAGTGCGGCCTCTCGGAGGAGGAAGCATTTCGACAGGCCACCGCGCATCTGGGAAACGTGGTGCTCCTGGACGATGCCTTCAAAGAGGTGTTCTGGTCAAAAATCAAACACAAAGGCCGGTTGCTCCGCACTCTGGCATTCCAATACGCCATGTTCAACAATTACCTGAAAACGGCACTCCGGAATCTGCTGAGACACAAAGGATACAGCGCCCTGAACATCTCGGGCCTGGTGGTTGGAATGGCCAGTGCCTTTCTGATCCTGATATGGATATCGAATGAGCTCGGTGTGGATCAATTCCACGAGCATGCCGATCGGTTGTACCAGGTGAAGGTGAACAGTGTGGAGGACGCAGGGATTGCAACGTGGTCGAACGCACCCATGCCGCTTGCGGCGGCGCTTGAACAGGACGTTCCCGACGTCCGGTCGGCCGTGCTCATGCTGCCCGTCAAGGCTGTCCTCCAACGGGACGATTACGTCGGCCGCGAGGAAGGGTACCATGCCGGACCGGCCTTCTTCGAGATGTTCACGTTCCCCCTGTTGGCCGGAGATCCGGCCAGCGCACTGGATGCGCCGGGCAGCATCGTGATTTCCGAGCAAATGGCCATCGACTATTTTGGAGCGGGGTGGGACCATGCCGTGGGCAGCACCCTCACGTTGCATTCCTGGCAGTCGAATGGCGGCGTATTGGGCAATGCCATTCACGTGGAAGCGGGCCGCGAATACCTCGTAACGGGTGTGCTCAAGGACGTTCCGGCGAACTCATCGCTGGACTTCGACTTCATTCTGCCGGTGCAGGAAGTCGCGAACGCATTTCCGCACATCACATCGTGGGGCCCCCGCTGGTTCGAACTATACGTCCTGTTCGAAGCGGAAACGGCAATGGACGGGTTGCAGGCCACCCTGGCACCCTTGCTCACTCGTCACGTAGAGGACGCAACGAATCAAGCGCTCATCATCCAGCCGTTCGTCGAAACGTATTTGCATGGGTCCTTCGTGGACGGGCGCGCAGCCGGGGGCAGAATACAACGGATATACCTGATCGGACTCACGGGTTTGGCGATCCTGTTGATTGCCTGCATCAACTTCACCAACCTGATTACCGCGCGTTCCAACCTGCGTGCCCGGGAGATCGGTGTACGCAAATCGTTGGGAGCCACACCGGGGTTCCTCGTGCAACAGTTCCTCGGTGAATCGGTCATCACGGCACTCCTGTCCATGATCGGAGCCGTGGTATTGATGCTGGCATTGCTTCCGACGTTCTCAGGCATAACGGGTACCGCGCTGACAGCGGCGGACCTGACATCCGGGCACTGGATGTTGTTCATTCTGGTCGCCCTGCTGACCGGCCTCCTGGCTGGAGGCTATCCGGCGTTCCGATTGTCGAACATGCAGGCCATCCGGAACCTGAGGGGGCAATCGGGTGGCCAAGTCCGGAACGGCCGGAGCGGAACGTCGGCACGGGAAAGCCTGGTCGTGGTGCAATTTGCCATTTCAGCCTTCCTGATTGTCGGAACGCTCACCATTCATGATCAGATTCAGTACCTGCAATCCGCCGACCTGGGGCTGGACAAGGAGAACGTGCTCATGATGCCGGTGGAGGGAGCTCTGGCCAACAACCGGGAGGGCGTACGTGCGCAATTGCTCCAGTCCACGGCCATCGAAAGCACCGCGCTGTCCAGTGCCAACCCGCTTGGAGTGGCCATGATGAACAGCAATGTGCGGTGGGAAGGCAAGGAAGAGGGAGAGGATGTCCTGTTCACGGTTCTGGAGACCGATGAACACATGGCGACCACCATGGCCATGACCATCACGGACGGACGATTCTTCGACCCCGGCAAGGACACCGGTCAATTGCACTACGTCGTCAATGAAACGGCTGTCCGCGCGTTGGGGCTCGATGCGCCGGTCGGTCACCCGTTCGCCCTCGGTTATGAGGTGGATGGGCCCGGCACCGGAAGCGGCATCATCGTCGGCGTCGTGGAGGATTTCCATTCAGGGTCCATGGCTGACCAATACATCATGCCGCTCGTCATGACATTCGACGCGGAGGCCGCCAATGTAATGCTGGTTCGTTACGAACCCGGCCAGACGACCGAAGCCCTGGGTGCACTGCGGAACACCGTACGGCAGTTCAATCCGGGGACGCCATTCGAGTATGCGTTCCTGAACGCCGAGTGGAGTGCCAACTATGCGGACGAAACGGTTCTGGCAACGCTGTCACGGCTCTTCGCATTCATGGCCGTGTTGCTGGCGTGCCTCGGGCTGCTGGGCCTGGCGGCATTTTCCGTACAGCTTCGGACGAAGGAAATCGGGGTGCGTCGCGTGCTGGGTGCCACCAGTCAGCACGTGGTCTTCATCCTGTCCCGCGAGTTCATCAAGCCGGTGGCTGTGGCGCTCGTATTGGCACTGCCGGTATCGTGGTGGATCATGCGCGATTGGTTGTCATCGTTCGCGTATCGCGTCGACATGAGCGTCGGAACACTTGTCCTTGCCGGCACCCTGGCGCTGATGGTTGCGTTGGCCACGGTGGGAATGCAAGCCTGGCGCGCTACCCGGCAGCGTCCCGTTGTGCTGCTGCGGCACGACTGA
- a CDS encoding helix-turn-helix transcriptional regulator, producing the protein MLPKTLTAAALRPMVLATLAAGEAYGYQLSQRIEWISGGAIEWNAGTLYPVLHRLETESLIESIWRPSDAGPRRKYYRLTMKGKKAVETEKAQWMTVHDVLLRLWQPDVSFGTGT; encoded by the coding sequence ATGCTCCCCAAAACTCTGACAGCCGCTGCACTGCGACCCATGGTGTTGGCCACGCTTGCGGCAGGAGAAGCGTACGGTTACCAACTCAGCCAACGAATCGAATGGATTTCCGGAGGGGCCATTGAATGGAATGCCGGGACGCTGTATCCCGTACTCCACCGCCTTGAAACCGAAAGCCTGATTGAATCCATCTGGCGCCCATCGGACGCAGGTCCGCGGCGCAAGTACTACCGGCTCACCATGAAAGGAAAGAAAGCCGTCGAAACCGAGAAGGCACAGTGGATGACGGTTCACGACGTTCTGTTGCGGCTGTGGCAGCCCGACGTTTCATTCGGGACGGGCACATGA
- a CDS encoding protein tyrosine phosphatase family protein yields the protein MLLCLLTPGIVMAQSDDAVRMAEADLATVFNYIEYDDMLSSAGQIPYDQVASLRQAGFEVVVNLAPVSESANALEGFLVVQEGLTFLNIPVSFREPSLQDLTVFFDMMKANEGRRTFVHCAANMRATVFTYLYRTLIQGVDEASARADMEKIWDPNGSPAWAALIEKAKVEFGEGR from the coding sequence ATGCTCCTCTGCCTTTTGACGCCCGGGATCGTCATGGCCCAATCCGACGACGCCGTGCGAATGGCGGAGGCCGATCTCGCTACCGTCTTCAACTACATTGAATACGACGACATGCTGTCGTCCGCCGGACAGATACCCTATGACCAAGTCGCGTCCTTGCGGCAGGCCGGGTTTGAGGTCGTCGTCAACCTGGCTCCCGTGAGCGAATCGGCGAATGCTCTGGAAGGGTTCCTGGTCGTGCAGGAAGGGCTGACCTTTCTAAACATTCCGGTCTCTTTCCGGGAGCCATCCCTTCAGGATTTGACGGTCTTTTTTGACATGATGAAGGCCAATGAAGGCCGGCGAACGTTCGTTCACTGTGCGGCGAACATGCGCGCGACGGTGTTTACGTATCTGTACCGGACGTTAATACAAGGAGTCGATGAAGCGTCCGCCCGCGCAGACATGGAAAAGATCTGGGATCCGAATGGGTCGCCGGCGTGGGCTGCGCTCATTGAAAAAGCAAAGGTTGAATTCGGAGAGGGGAGGTAA
- a CDS encoding sodium-dependent bicarbonate transport family permease: MSLLSPVILAFVLGAFASLVRSDLRLPTPLYDALSIYLLLAIGLKGGVELSKTPFLEFLAPAGLTLFLGILTPIIAYNILRRLGRFDRVNASAIAAHYGSVSAVTFIVAISYGTMMGHAPEGYMPALVAILEVPAIVVALMLAFVRDKRAGSWQEALHEVLSGRSVILLVGGLLIGLAVGPAGMAPVEPFFVAGFQGALMLFLMEMGIVAARRLKDLRTVGPFLVAFGVLVPILHGALAVWLGGFTGLSMAGCAVLGAMVSSASYIAAPAAVRIALPEANPTFYLTASLGITFPFNITLGIPLYYTLAGWMAA; this comes from the coding sequence ATGAGCCTCCTGTCCCCGGTCATTCTGGCCTTCGTCCTCGGCGCGTTCGCGTCGCTGGTGCGCAGCGATCTCCGGCTTCCGACGCCGCTCTATGACGCCCTGTCCATTTACCTCCTGCTGGCCATCGGCCTGAAGGGGGGCGTGGAACTGTCCAAGACGCCGTTCCTTGAGTTCCTGGCGCCGGCCGGTCTGACGCTGTTCCTGGGCATCCTGACGCCCATCATTGCCTACAATATCCTGCGTCGACTGGGTCGGTTCGACCGGGTGAACGCATCGGCCATCGCGGCCCACTATGGATCCGTATCGGCCGTCACGTTCATCGTGGCCATCAGCTACGGCACCATGATGGGTCACGCGCCGGAAGGATACATGCCGGCCCTGGTCGCCATCCTCGAGGTACCCGCTATCGTGGTGGCCCTCATGCTGGCCTTTGTCCGTGACAAACGGGCGGGATCCTGGCAGGAGGCCCTGCACGAGGTACTCTCGGGACGGAGCGTCATCTTGTTGGTGGGCGGTCTGCTGATCGGCCTCGCCGTGGGACCGGCAGGCATGGCCCCGGTGGAGCCGTTCTTCGTGGCCGGATTCCAGGGCGCGCTCATGCTGTTCCTCATGGAGATGGGCATCGTGGCGGCACGGCGCCTGAAGGACTTGCGGACGGTCGGGCCGTTCCTGGTGGCCTTCGGCGTCCTGGTCCCCATCCTGCACGGAGCACTGGCGGTTTGGCTGGGTGGGTTCACCGGGCTGTCCATGGCGGGATGCGCCGTGCTGGGCGCCATGGTATCGAGCGCCAGTTACATCGCGGCTCCGGCCGCGGTCCGAATTGCCCTGCCGGAAGCCAACCCCACGTTCTATCTCACGGCTTCACTGGGCATCACCTTCCCGTTCAACATCACGTTGGGCATTCCGTTGTATTACACACTGGCCGGTTGGATGGCCGCTTGA
- a CDS encoding DNA polymerase III subunit alpha, translating to MPASSRNPLPFAHLHARSWFSFLAGASPPEALVAEAHRQGVRALALTDRNGVYGAVRFQKACKMVGIKPLFGAEVTVEEQPLVLIAENQEGFSNLNRMLTAAHQRSREAPSVTLMELMQHAEGLFCLTGAYGSHLYGLIDGLKREDAFRWVQHLHSLFGDRLSIEIATHVHPGDRRRMAVLERLSRETGVSLAATAAALHARPEEYRRYDLMTCIRHNITIFDDHPERPRNAEAFLRAPGALQKLIPYPQAFLRTQEIADRCTLDLIPGYITPPAAAVPPPHTARAWLHSLCREAFARRYPESPRNAENVRKKAAVQLRKELDVIGRLELDEFFLVVHEIVDKARELGIRCAGRGSAANSIVAYLLGITGVDPVRNKLLFERFLHAGRKGTPDIDVDFDSDRRDEIIAWMEERFGMEQTAMTATLITYRVRSAVRDVAKAFGWPMDTVNRLSKAVPPYGSRIPDDHRVRLERIVGASPLLDKLLEMAQDLMGAPRHLGLHSGGMILSRTPLSEFTPVQVSANGVKVVQFDKDDVEALGLVKFDVLGLRMLATLSEADELIQRHTPPGPDIDELPLDDIRTFNMIRASKTLGVFQIESQGQLHLLAQHQPEDFQDLINEIALFRPGPLQSGMVHPFVRRRRGLEPVTYPHPLMEPLLRDTYGVIVYQEQVLEVAHKFAHMSLEEADEFRRLMSKFRDPGEMEGMRDRFVAGAMKNGVDRETATAVFENVANFVGYGFCRSHAAAFAKTVYQSAYLKRHHTAAYLAAFMQHRPGMYNLMTLEEEARRFGVRTLLPDINRSMARYDLEWVPKPDPGRTRHDGEAADRAARPPARPVPTELAIRKPLSSVQTVTQESARDIVWERLNGPYTSVRDLYERVPLTLDQFRNLARSGALDGLAGDSRRALWEVGLLHKKLPTPGRRRANLLFDLPPFTEDDVPDLPSLTLDERLSWDYESHHAARIHPMALARRTLNEYEIRPIASCFDLGRVGSTEGARNDSRDGPVVTVAGIAMLRQRPKTANGVMFLTLEDETGFVQTVIYATVLDALEHIFSQSAMIVRGQLQVMGNWRGLVVQHAWALDGILGGYEGHPSMGGGRDKHVKRVGSAGRSQL from the coding sequence ATGCCCGCATCATCCCGAAATCCTCTCCCGTTCGCGCACCTCCACGCGCGCAGCTGGTTCTCCTTCCTGGCGGGCGCATCGCCGCCGGAAGCCCTTGTGGCAGAAGCCCATCGGCAGGGTGTCCGCGCGCTGGCGCTGACCGATCGGAACGGCGTGTATGGGGCGGTACGCTTCCAGAAAGCGTGCAAAATGGTGGGAATCAAGCCGCTTTTCGGCGCCGAGGTGACGGTCGAGGAGCAGCCGCTGGTCCTGATTGCCGAAAACCAGGAGGGCTTTTCGAACCTGAACCGCATGCTCACGGCCGCCCACCAACGCAGCCGCGAGGCGCCGAGCGTGACCCTGATGGAGTTGATGCAGCATGCCGAGGGCCTGTTCTGCCTGACAGGCGCCTACGGCAGCCATCTCTACGGCCTGATTGACGGGTTGAAGCGGGAGGATGCGTTCCGCTGGGTCCAACACCTGCACAGCCTGTTCGGGGATCGGCTGTCCATTGAAATAGCCACGCATGTGCATCCGGGCGACCGTCGGCGCATGGCCGTACTCGAGCGGCTCTCGCGGGAAACCGGTGTGTCCCTGGCAGCTACGGCGGCGGCGCTGCACGCCCGTCCCGAGGAGTACCGGCGGTATGACCTCATGACGTGCATCCGCCACAACATCACCATTTTCGACGACCACCCGGAGCGCCCCCGGAACGCGGAGGCGTTCCTGCGCGCACCGGGTGCGCTGCAGAAGCTCATTCCATATCCACAGGCCTTCCTGCGGACGCAGGAAATTGCCGACCGCTGCACGCTGGACCTCATTCCGGGCTACATCACGCCACCGGCCGCGGCCGTTCCGCCGCCGCACACGGCCCGCGCCTGGTTGCATTCGCTCTGCCGGGAGGCGTTCGCCCGGAGGTATCCAGAAAGCCCCAGGAATGCCGAAAACGTACGGAAAAAGGCCGCCGTACAGCTCCGGAAGGAGCTCGACGTCATCGGGCGGCTGGAATTGGACGAGTTCTTCCTGGTGGTCCACGAAATCGTGGACAAGGCGCGGGAGCTCGGCATCCGGTGTGCGGGGCGGGGCTCGGCGGCGAATTCCATTGTGGCGTATCTGCTGGGCATAACCGGTGTGGATCCGGTGCGCAACAAACTGCTGTTCGAACGTTTCCTGCACGCTGGCCGGAAGGGCACGCCCGACATCGATGTGGATTTCGATTCCGACCGCCGCGACGAAATCATTGCCTGGATGGAGGAGCGGTTCGGCATGGAGCAGACGGCCATGACCGCCACGCTCATTACCTACCGGGTGCGCTCGGCGGTGAGGGATGTCGCCAAGGCGTTCGGGTGGCCCATGGATACGGTGAACCGGCTCTCGAAGGCCGTGCCGCCCTACGGCAGCCGGATTCCGGACGACCACCGGGTGCGGCTTGAACGGATTGTGGGGGCCAGTCCGCTCCTGGACAAGCTCCTGGAAATGGCGCAGGACCTGATGGGAGCCCCCCGGCACCTGGGGCTGCACTCGGGCGGCATGATCCTTTCGCGCACGCCGCTGTCCGAATTCACGCCGGTGCAGGTATCGGCCAACGGGGTGAAGGTGGTGCAGTTCGACAAGGACGACGTGGAGGCGCTGGGGCTGGTCAAGTTCGATGTGCTCGGCCTGCGCATGCTCGCCACGCTGAGTGAGGCCGATGAGCTCATCCAGCGGCACACGCCGCCCGGACCCGATATCGACGAATTGCCGCTCGATGACATCCGCACCTTCAACATGATTCGCGCATCGAAAACGCTCGGCGTGTTCCAGATCGAGTCGCAGGGACAGTTGCACCTGCTGGCACAGCATCAACCCGAGGACTTCCAGGATCTCATCAACGAGATCGCGCTGTTCCGGCCGGGGCCGCTGCAGAGTGGCATGGTGCATCCATTTGTGCGGCGGCGGCGGGGGTTGGAGCCCGTGACCTATCCGCATCCGCTCATGGAGCCGCTGCTGCGTGACACCTACGGCGTCATTGTGTACCAGGAGCAGGTACTGGAGGTGGCGCACAAGTTCGCCCACATGTCCCTCGAAGAGGCCGATGAATTCCGGCGTCTCATGTCCAAATTCCGGGATCCGGGGGAAATGGAGGGGATGCGCGACAGGTTCGTGGCGGGGGCCATGAAGAACGGCGTGGACCGGGAAACGGCTACGGCGGTGTTCGAGAACGTGGCCAATTTCGTGGGATACGGTTTCTGCCGCAGCCACGCGGCGGCGTTTGCGAAGACCGTCTACCAGTCGGCGTACCTGAAGCGGCACCACACGGCGGCCTACCTGGCGGCGTTCATGCAGCACCGGCCCGGCATGTACAATCTGATGACGCTGGAGGAGGAGGCGCGGCGGTTCGGGGTCCGGACGTTGCTGCCGGACATCAACCGGTCCATGGCCCGTTACGACCTGGAATGGGTGCCGAAGCCGGACCCCGGGCGCACGCGGCATGATGGCGAGGCGGCCGACCGTGCGGCGCGTCCGCCGGCGCGGCCGGTGCCCACTGAGCTGGCCATCCGGAAGCCTTTGTCATCCGTCCAGACCGTGACGCAGGAAAGTGCCCGCGACATCGTGTGGGAGCGGCTGAACGGGCCGTACACCAGCGTGCGGGATCTGTACGAGCGCGTGCCACTCACGCTCGACCAGTTCCGGAACCTGGCCCGATCGGGCGCGCTCGACGGCCTGGCGGGGGACAGCCGCCGGGCGCTCTGGGAAGTGGGGCTGCTCCACAAGAAGCTGCCTACGCCGGGCCGGCGCCGGGCGAACCTGCTGTTTGATTTGCCGCCGTTCACGGAGGACGACGTCCCGGACCTGCCGTCCCTGACGCTCGACGAACGCCTGTCATGGGATTACGAATCGCACCACGCGGCGCGCATCCACCCCATGGCGCTGGCCCGGCGCACGCTCAACGAATACGAAATCCGCCCCATTGCCTCGTGCTTCGACCTGGGCCGGGTGGGCAGTACGGAAGGAGCCCGCAACGATTCCCGGGACGGCCCGGTGGTAACGGTGGCGGGCATTGCCATGCTCCGCCAGCGACCCAAGACCGCGAACGGGGTCATGTTTCTCACGCTGGAGGACGAAACCGGCTTCGTGCAGACGGTCATCTATGCCACCGTGCTGGATGCCCTGGAGCATATTTTCAGCCAGTCGGCCATGATCGTGCGGGGGCAGCTGCAGGTCATGGGCAACTGGCGGGGGCTGGTCGTGCAGCACGCCTGGGCGCTCGACGGCATTCTGGGCGGCTACGAGGGCCACCCATCCATGGGCGGCGGCCGAGACAAACACGTCAAACGGGTGGGGTCGGCGGGCAGATCGCAACTTTGA
- a CDS encoding transcriptional regulator, which produces MSKTILKLVTIVTERILEDRLLRKIEALGATGYTLTQARGKGSRGVRANEWEGPDTRIETLVSPAVADAIVEYVSDAYFEHYAVIVYVQDAEVVRGEKYI; this is translated from the coding sequence ATGTCAAAGACGATTCTGAAATTGGTCACCATCGTGACCGAACGCATCCTGGAGGACCGGTTGCTGCGCAAGATCGAGGCGCTTGGCGCCACGGGGTACACCCTCACGCAAGCCAGGGGCAAAGGCTCGCGCGGCGTCCGGGCGAACGAATGGGAAGGTCCCGACACCCGTATTGAAACGCTCGTGAGCCCCGCCGTGGCCGATGCCATCGTGGAATATGTGTCGGATGCGTATTTCGAGCACTACGCCGTCATCGTGTACGTCCAGGACGCCGAAGTCGTCCGCGGGGAGAAGTATATCTGA
- a CDS encoding aminotransferase class V-fold PLP-dependent enzyme — MVDRRHFLKRSLGATLLAAMPGPLKSFARPLPSGADEDAFWASVQRAFTVERSIIHLNNGGVCPSPRVVQEAEFAIMAEAQRGPFYAFEGQVAPQIEAVRDQLARHLGCTGDEVAFMRNTSEAMETVQFGLSLDRGDEIVTTMHDYPRMLRTWEQRSRRDGVVVRKVPVPVPLANPEDLVGAIVGAITPRTRLVMCCHMVDLTGQVLPVRAIADEAHARGVPVLVDGAQTFGHLPFTMDDLDCDYFATSLHKWMMGPQGTGALYVRKDRIADIWSLMSSDASSSSDIRKFEDIGTSPPARILALADAMAFHAAIGSERKRDRLVTLRNYWLGDVLRYDRVRLLTNTNAAGALATISIDGIDPLALRNHLWDRHRIRVRPIRQENVSGIRVSAGIYNTFDELDHLSSILEPIIRYGI; from the coding sequence ATGGTCGATCGCCGACATTTTTTGAAGCGCTCTTTGGGAGCAACGCTGCTCGCAGCGATGCCCGGGCCCCTGAAGTCATTTGCGCGACCACTGCCATCCGGAGCCGACGAGGATGCATTCTGGGCGTCTGTGCAGCGCGCATTCACGGTTGAGCGAAGCATTATCCATTTGAACAACGGCGGTGTGTGCCCGTCTCCCCGTGTGGTGCAGGAGGCCGAGTTCGCCATCATGGCAGAGGCCCAGCGTGGTCCATTCTACGCCTTCGAAGGCCAGGTGGCGCCCCAGATTGAAGCCGTCCGTGATCAACTTGCACGTCACCTGGGATGCACCGGCGATGAAGTGGCTTTCATGCGTAATACGTCGGAAGCCATGGAGACCGTGCAATTCGGACTGTCCCTGGATCGGGGTGACGAAATCGTCACCACGATGCATGATTATCCGCGCATGTTGCGCACATGGGAGCAGCGCTCCCGGCGCGATGGCGTGGTGGTCCGGAAAGTCCCGGTACCTGTTCCGCTGGCCAATCCCGAAGATCTGGTCGGGGCGATCGTGGGGGCGATAACCCCCCGTACCAGGCTCGTCATGTGTTGTCACATGGTGGATTTGACCGGTCAGGTCTTACCGGTGCGCGCCATCGCCGATGAGGCGCACGCCCGTGGCGTGCCCGTTCTCGTCGATGGCGCGCAGACGTTCGGGCACCTGCCTTTCACCATGGATGACCTGGACTGCGACTACTTCGCGACGAGCCTGCACAAGTGGATGATGGGCCCCCAGGGTACCGGAGCACTGTACGTCCGGAAAGACCGGATTGCAGACATTTGGTCCCTCATGTCGTCGGATGCCTCTTCATCGTCCGATATCCGGAAATTCGAGGACATCGGCACGTCGCCGCCGGCCAGGATCCTTGCCCTGGCCGATGCCATGGCCTTCCACGCAGCCATCGGGTCGGAGCGCAAGCGCGACCGGCTCGTAACCCTGCGGAATTACTGGCTGGGCGACGTCCTGCGCTATGACCGCGTCCGTTTGCTTACAAATACCAATGCAGCCGGCGCCCTCGCCACCATTTCCATCGACGGAATCGATCCACTCGCTCTCCGCAATCATCTGTGGGACCGGCATCGCATCCGCGTTCGGCCCATCAGGCAAGAGAATGTGAGCGGGATTCGTGTCTCCGCTGGCATCTACAACACCTTCGACGAACTCGACCACCTGTCGTCCATCCTTGAACCCATAATCCGATACGGTATATGA